The Gymnogyps californianus isolate 813 chromosome Z, ASM1813914v2, whole genome shotgun sequence genome has a window encoding:
- the LRRC70 gene encoding leucine-rich repeat-containing protein 70 — translation MSEKAKDRDMCVLQSSPPCPGAFLYILNCFLLLLLQKEALGCPAACQLCTGRQVSCRNLGLLSIPRNFPKTTILVYLSGNNISRVPPNELGGLQKLAALYMDNSSISYVYPKAFVELPKLCYLHLNNNNIKRLDPGIFEGLSNLHCLYLQNNRIAFVPRGLFSDLLSVRYLTLQRNHLSVLGSGTFLGMISLQTLNLANNKISRISNSAFHHLENLAYLFLEGNNLTLVPSNAIGRLKNLKRLSLSHNPIGSIHPFAFKGLNKLRYLSLKNVKLKSIAVNGFFGLNNLSQLILSYNDLENINSSTFTLLNNLMYLQLDRNKITSIGDGTFEKMGRSLKILSLAFNNITELQPEVLKPLVSLTHLQVNYNPWNCSCKMLGLLNWLASSPISVKIHCQNPLSMRGRPLHYIKWTQFANCSSPTASPETAWSLGSVGVHHSATTLLMAWHKGNRHNTFEQFVNAETKYLAFWEGTTATSPNPLPYEENAAEIPSWATTVLSTLPVQIPAQIIPVNRTVEEKELLPTDAAPVSLKTSLLCTQQVEKLNQAFDILLAFFILACAVILFLTCKIVQFRQKLKVLENSGEKRIEYYGFYQPGRYNVTDPVQSLTQNSMGHSELDQIRLLKRTASESQAQVILFEHSSL, via the coding sequence ATGAGTGAGAAGGCCAAAGACAGGGATATGTGTGTTCTGCAAAGTTCTCCACCCTGCCCGGGAGCATTCCTCTATATccttaattgttttcttttgttgctgctCCAGAAGGAGGCTCTTGGCTGTCCAGCTGCTTGCCAGCTCTGCACAGGGAGACAAGTTAGCTGTCGTAATTTAGGGCTTTTGAGCATCCCGCGGAACTTTCCAAAAACGACAATTCTTGTGTACCTCAGTGGGAATAATATATCGCGTGTCCCTCCAAATGAACTAGGAGGCCTTCAGAAGCTTGCTGCACTCTACATGGATAACTCCAGTATTTCATATGTATACCCGAAAGCTTTTGTGGAGCTCCCCAAGCTGTGCTACTTGCAtctaaataacaataatattaaaCGCCTGGATCCAGGAATCTTTGAAGGTCTTTCCAATCTTCATTGTTTATACCTTCAGAATAATCGAATAGCTTTTGTTCCCAGAGGATTATTTAGTGATCTCCTTTCTGTTAGATATTTAACACTTCAAAGAAATCATCTCAGTGTCCTTGGAAGTGGGACTTTCTTGGGAATGATAAGTCTCCAGACACTTAACCTAGCCAATAATAAGATTTCACGGATATCAAATTCAGCATTTCATCATCTTGAAAACCTTGCATATTTGTTCCTTGAAGGTAACAACTTAACACTTGTGCCATCGAATGCTATTGGAAGGCTCAAAAATCTTAAAAGACTTTCTTTGTCTCACAATCCCATTGGATCAATACATCCTTTTGCATTTAAAGGACTTAACAAGCTTAGATACCTGTCTTTAAAAAACGTAAAGCTAAAAAGTATTGCTGTAaatggattttttggattaaaCAACCTTAGCCAGTTAATCTTAAGTTATAATgatttagaaaatataaattccAGCACTTTTACTTTATTGAACAATTTAATGTATCTGCAGCTAGACCGAAATAAAATAACCAGTATTGGCGATGGTACCTTTGAAAAAATGGGACGGTCACTTAAAATACTCAGTTTAGCATTTAATAATATTACAGAGTTACAACCTGAAGTGCTCAAGCCCTTAGTGTCTTTAACTCATCTACAGGTGAATTATAATCCTTGGAACTGCAGCTGCAAAATGCTTGGGTTACTTAATTGGCTAGCATCGTCTcctatttctgtaaaaattcaTTGTCAGAATCCCCTGAGTATGCGTGGTAGACCTTTGCATTACATTAAGTGGACTCAGTTTGCAAACTGCAGTAGCCCTACTGCCAGCCCAGAAACAGCCTGGAGTCTAGGATCCGTAGGCGTCCATCACAGCGCTACCACTTTGCTGATGGCATGGCATAAGGGAAACAGGCACAACACATTTGAACAGTTTGTCAATGCAGAAACTAAATATCTTGCTTTCTGGGAAGGAACTACAGCTACATCGCCTAACCCATTGCCCTatgaagaaaatgctgctgaaattcCATCATGGGCAACTACAGTATTATCAACATTACCGGTGCAAATACCAGCACAGATTATACCTGTTAACAGAACCgtagaagaaaaagagttaCTTCCAACAGATGCTGCTCCTGTATCATTAAAAACATCCCTACTTTGTACACAACAGGTTGAAAAGCTGAATCAGGCTTTTGACATTTTACTAGCCTTTTTCATTCTGGCTTGTGCCGTGATCCTGTTCTTAACCTGTAAAATCGTTCAGTTTAGGCAGAAACTAAAGGTGCTGGAAAACTCAGGGGAAAAGAGAATAGAATATTATGGGTTTTATCAGCCTGGCAGATACAACGTAACTGACCCAGTGCAATCTCTAACTCAGAATTCAATGGGGCATTCAGAACTGGACCAAATCAGGCTGCTCAAGCGAACAGCATCTGAAAGTCAGGCACAGGTCATATTGTTTGAACATTCATCAttgtaa